The Branchiostoma floridae strain S238N-H82 chromosome 12, Bfl_VNyyK, whole genome shotgun sequence genome segment tttttgtattagtatatGGCAGGAATAGGATATAAGGTAACAAACCTGCATCAGCCAGGTCCGCATGACTGGCCACGAGGATGACGTTAGGCTTGCTCTTTGTGTTGCAGGACTTGATGAAACACAGCCACCAGTGGACCTGTGAGTTATAATCAAAATCCGTTTAGATGTATTGAAACAGAATCATCTTAGTAATACAAATATGTAGAGGGTGCCTGTCTAGCTACCTTTTTCTCTAGCTACCTTTTTCTCTTGTGTGCGGATCATCCATGATGCTGTACAATACGACGAAGATGGTGTTCTCCGCATTCATGAACATGCCGTGGGTGACCGCGTATTCCGACTGTCCAGCGAAGTCCCACACACTGACCTCCCCCACACTGGGAATGTTGGTTGTTCCCACATTCACACCAGGGGTGGGCTCGTGTGGCTGATGGTCTGGTGTCATTCTATCCCGGAAGAAGGCGATGAAAGGTCCCTACATGAAGTTATGAAATGGATGGCAAAAAGGCTGTCAGTGCATTCCATAGAAGAAAGGTCAAGATTTCAAGAGAaggtacgaggggcattcaataagtaatgcccctgacccacttccagttgtctgatctaaatggaattttgcatgtgtaatgagtcatatgtctatgggttatgttgcaaaaaacagctctgaactaactgTGGTTaatgatttactggtgtttgaactgagtcaggtgtgaaatggaccaggtgtgaaatggagcatgttgagtgtcgcgcagtgatccggtttttgtatttgaaaggacgcacaccaaaggggacttttgatgaaatgaaaaaaacttatggtgatgatgccccatcatatgaccttgtaaaacgctggcattctgaattcaaacaaggtcggaagtctgtggaaacagctcccagacctggtcgtccctcttctgccattgatgaggcatctgtcggaggaccaacctgggatgtcctacaagaacggtgtccagagctacatcaaatgatgggagaaatgcaaaactctgggtgtttcctatgaagagaaagactaataactgtgccaagtttcattaatatcctgctatgggaaatgggtcaggggcattacttattgaatgcccctcgtatactGTTCTTACCGGTAGTTTGTACCACACCAGTAAAAACGGCAGCAATTCAAAACCTGTTATAGAACTTTTTCTAGCTACATTGAAGCATGGAAATGATACGGTGGCGAAACAGCAATTGATAAGCCGAATTTTGAGAACGAGTATATTTCAAAGAGTAATATAAAGTAAATCTGTCTCCTGCACAATCAATATCTGATTTCCTTCGAGACAGAAAAGTTTAAATTGGAGAGGATTTCTAGCAACAAAAAGATGGTACCGTTTGCAGACTTTCCTTGAGCGTAGATTTGCCAGCTTCCTGTGGTCCACAGATGCACAGTTTAAACCTGTCGACTTTCACCCCACCGGACTGTTTCATCAGCTTGTGGTAGGAAACCTCTGTGGCCAGGTTCTGGATGTTCAATGTAAACGCTTAACTTTCGTCATCTTAAGATGCAGTCTTTCTGTACGGAGGCTTTGCCTGAATTTATAAGTTTTGCCTAGCTTTATCTTAAAGTTTTCAATAATGCATAATCAAAATAtccaactattttttttttcataatcgCGAATCAAAAACCTTTATCGTGATGACAAAATGTAACAGTGTGCAGTAGGCTCTTAAATGTACCCACGGTTGACTCCGGGAAAAGACTATGGTATACTTTCTATCAAAATTCATTTCATTGAAAGCCTTTGCTTACCTTAAGGAAACGTCTGCGGTCTTGGTCATGTAGGTGGTCCAGTGGTTTTGTCCCATCCTGTGTACGTGTACGAGGATAATTCATCGTAGTTGTATACAACGTTTTCATTTCCATTTCGTTTAGCTGCTCATAAAAGaagctttttttcatttcctttttttgctgCTCATAAAATgtgaatatatacatacatgtgcatacatatacatatatgtttacatatatatgtaattcTGCTTAATATTTCGGTGATCAAGTGATTGCGATTTTTAGCGGTTGAATAGCAATCTTTGAAATTAAGTTACGATAACATATCAACACTTTACTGGTCACTATTCGACTGCCAAAATCGCAATTATTTGATTGATACAATGCTAACAGGTATTCTAATCTGACAGAAATTTCTGGAGTAGTGAGTCTATCTTTTCGCACTTAAGGGCTCTGTTTGCGCCGTGAATTTCTCCCGCTTTTCAGTAAACCTTATCTTTAACAGGatataaatctgtcatttgtCACTTCTATAAGTTACACATTTATAGACAATTCTCGAAGGTAGTACAAATATTCCTGCTAACTTTAAATTTGTCCCTTGTCATAGCTAACTAACTAGCCTAAGTCGACAGATCAGGGAACTAGACTAGTAAAAATTTCTTAACAATCATTAATTGTCCCTTTATTCTTACTATTCTTACTGATTTTCTTTGCTGACCTTGTCTTTCGCCTCCACATCAGCGCCAAGTTGAATCAGCAGCTTCACCATCTCAGTGTTCCCGTTAATGCTGGCCACATGGAGTGCGGTCCAGCCATGCTGAGTGAACAGACGGAGAAACAAATGAAGCCGTTTTG includes the following:
- the LOC118427062 gene encoding protein VAPYRIN-like, which produces MKGNTEVVKLLVQLGTNVEAKDKAGETALHRASRKGHTEVVKLLIQLGADVEAKDKHGWTALHVASINGNTEMVKLLIQLGADVEAKDKDGTKPLDHLHDQDRRRFLKNLATEVSYHKLMKQSGGVKVDRFKLCICGPQEAGKSTLKESLQTGPFIAFFRDRMTPDHQPHEPTPGVNVGTTNIPSVGEVSVWDFAGQSEYAVTHGMFMNAENTIFVVLYSIMDDPHTREKGPLVAVFHQVLQHKEQA